Within the Microbacterium terricola genome, the region CCGCCGCGATGGCGGCCTGGGCCGCGGCCAGCTGCTGATCGGCGAAGGCGATGCGGTCGCGGGCCTGCTGCGGGTTGTCGGCCACCGTCGCCAGCGCCTCCGGCGCGTAGGCGGCGGTGAGCCCTGCCAGCGCGGCGGCGGCCGCGTCGATGCCGCCGGCAGCAGTGTCGCGCTCCGCGCGGATCCGGGAGAGGGCCGCAGGCGCATCCTGCTCGAGCTTGCGCAGCTCGTCGAAGTCGGCGGCCTTCTCATCGAGGCCGCGGTTGGCCGCATCCAGCAGATCGAGGATGTCGGCGTACCAGGCGCGTTCCTGCTGATCGGTGTCCGGCGTGCCGTCGTCGAGCTGCTGCTGGATGCCGAACGCCTGCTGCAGGTTCTCCTTCGCGGCGGCGAGGGCGGCCTCGAACTCGACGGTCGCGGCATCGCCGAACTGGGCGCGCGCGAAGCCGAGCTCCTGCTCGCTGGTCTTGACCGCGTCATCGGTCTCGACGAGGGCCGTGGCCGCGCGCCGCGCGAGCTCCCTCGTGTCGACGGCGTCGATGCCGGTCGGCTGTGCCGCAGGGCCGGGGCCGCCCGCCGCGCGCCGCCGCCGGCGGACGAACAGCCAGATGACGACAGCCGCAGCCGCGACGATCACGACGGTCACGACGATGCCGGTGACCCCGCTCGCGCCGTCCGCGGCACTCTCGAAACCGTAGGCGGCCGCGTCGATCGCGCCGGCCCAATCGTTCTCGCTCAGCAGCGGCTTGACGTCGGCTTCGATCTCCGTGAGCTCCGACTCGCTCAGCGGACCGGTCGAATCCGCCGAGATGTAGAACTGCCGGCCGTCGGTCGCGACGGCGAGGAGGTACTGGGTCTGGCCGAGTCCGTTCTCCTGCGCCACGGCGTCAGCCCACTGCTGACGGTCGGCCGGGTTCGTGAAATCGTCGACGAAGACGACGAACAGGTCGATGCCGGTGTCGGAGAAGAGCTGCCCGAGGCGATCGTTCGCCGTCGCCTCCTCCGCAGGGGACATCACATCGACGTCGTCGGTGACGTACGCGCTGCCCAGGGGCACCGGGTCTGTCGCCCAGGCCGCGGAGGCGGTTCCCGCCGAGAGCGCCACGGCGACCGCAGCGAGCGCCAGTGCCCATCGCGCGCGCATCGAACCCCCTTGGACGGGCTCGGTCGCAGCCCAGGATCCGAGTCTATGCAGGTAGCCGCATGCGGGGACAGTGCGCCGCCTGAGTGAACCCCGTGAGGCGCGGGACGCGGGTCGCTTCGCTGCGCACGCCGGCCGGGTGACTAGGGTGGCCGGGTGCAGATGGACGATCGATACGGCGGCGACGTGCTGGCGGCCGGGTGGCGCGACCGCGCGCGCACGGCGGTGCCGCACGTGGCAGCATCCCGCGATCTCGTGGTGGAAGTGGCCGAGGACGGCTACTGCGGCGCCGTGGTCGACGTGGCCTCAGGACGGGTCGAGCTCGAAGACCGGCTGGGCCGCCGACGCCTGTTCCCGCTCGGCGGGGGCTTCCTGATCGACGGGAAGGCCGTCGTGCTCACCCCGCCGGCCCCGACGGCGCCCGCATCCCCGCGGCGGACCGCCTCCGGCTCGTTCGCCGCACCCGACACCCGTGCCCGCGTCGCCCGCGCCAGCCGCATCTTCGTGGAGGGCCGGCACGACGCCGAGCTCGTCGAGAAGGTCTGGGGCGCCGACCTGCGCGCGGAGGGCGTCGTCGTGGAGTACCTGCAGGGCGTCGACCTGCTCGAGGCCGCGCTCGACGAGGAGCCGCCGTCGGCCGAGCGTCGCGACGGCGTGCTCGTCGACCACCTCGTCGCGGGCTCGAAGGAGTCGCGCATCGCCGACCAGATCCTGCGCGGCCGCCACGGCCGTCACCTCAAGATCGTCGGGCATCCGTACATCGACGTGTGGCAGTGCGTCACACCCCGGGCGATGGGCATCGAGGCGTGGCCGCACGTGCCGCGCGGCACCGACATCAAGGTGGGCACGTGCCGCGCCTTCGGCTGGCCCGCCGACACCCAGGCGGACCTCGCCAGGGCATGGCAGCGGATCCTCGCGCGGGTCACCTCGTATCGCGATCTGGAGCCGTCGCTGCTCGGCCGGGTCGAGGAGCTCATCGACTTCGTGACGGTCGAGGGGTAGCCGACCTCCCCGCGTACGCTGGGACGGTGACCGAAGCCTCCACGCCCGAGCGTCGCTTCCGCGACCGCCCCGTCTCGTTCGTCCGCCGCAGCGGGCGGATGTCCGATGGCCAGGAGCGGGCGTGGGCCGAGCTCGCACCGCGATACGTCATCGACGTGCCGAGGGATGCGGCGGCCACCAGCATCCTCCCCGGCTCCGCGATCGATCCCCTCACCGTCTGGGGGCGCGTCGCGCCGCTCATCGCGGAGATCGGCTCCGGCCAGGGTCACGCGATCGTGCACGCCGCCGCGACGAGTCCCGACGTGGACTTCCTGGCGATCGAGGTGTTCCGCGCGGGCCTGGCCCGCACCATGCTCGATGCGGAGAAGGCAGGCGCGACGAATCTGCGGCTCGTCGAGGCGAACGCGCCCGAGGTGCTGCAGCATCTGCTGCCCGCCGGCGCTGCCGCCGAGGTGTGGGTGTTCTTCCCCGACCCGTGGCACAAGAAGAAGCACACGAAGCGGCGGCTCGTGGCCCCCGAGTTCCCGCCGATCGCGGCCGCGGCGCTGGCGGACGGCGGGATGCTGCGCCTCGCGACCGACTGGGAG harbors:
- a CDS encoding TPM domain-containing protein, producing MRARWALALAAVAVALSAGTASAAWATDPVPLGSAYVTDDVDVMSPAEEATANDRLGQLFSDTGIDLFVVFVDDFTNPADRQQWADAVAQENGLGQTQYLLAVATDGRQFYISADSTGPLSESELTEIEADVKPLLSENDWAGAIDAAAYGFESAADGASGVTGIVVTVVIVAAAAVVIWLFVRRRRRAAGGPGPAAQPTGIDAVDTRELARRAATALVETDDAVKTSEQELGFARAQFGDAATVEFEAALAAAKENLQQAFGIQQQLDDGTPDTDQQERAWYADILDLLDAANRGLDEKAADFDELRKLEQDAPAALSRIRAERDTAAGGIDAAAAALAGLTAAYAPEALATVADNPQQARDRIAFADQQLAAAQAAIAADKGGEAAVSIRAAEDAVDQAALLQQAISTLGADLAEGERAAAALVAELEGDIATASALPDGDGRIAGVIAATRQRIDAATADLATPRKRPLATLQALQAANQQIDAVVAGVRDAQAQAERDRQRIAQLMLQAQGQVSAAEDFITSRRGAVGAEARTRLAEAGASLVRAQQLQDTDPAQALQHAQRADQLAGQAIEYAQRDVGAFQSGAPATQGGGGMLGAVLGGIVINSLLSGGGSRGSSGGMGGLFGGGGSFGGGSLGGGGSFGGGGRSSSSSSGGFRPGSFGGGGTRGRRGGGRF
- a CDS encoding DUF3097 domain-containing protein, whose product is MDDRYGGDVLAAGWRDRARTAVPHVAASRDLVVEVAEDGYCGAVVDVASGRVELEDRLGRRRLFPLGGGFLIDGKAVVLTPPAPTAPASPRRTASGSFAAPDTRARVARASRIFVEGRHDAELVEKVWGADLRAEGVVVEYLQGVDLLEAALDEEPPSAERRDGVLVDHLVAGSKESRIADQILRGRHGRHLKIVGHPYIDVWQCVTPRAMGIEAWPHVPRGTDIKVGTCRAFGWPADTQADLARAWQRILARVTSYRDLEPSLLGRVEELIDFVTVEG
- the trmB gene encoding tRNA (guanosine(46)-N7)-methyltransferase TrmB is translated as MSDGQERAWAELAPRYVIDVPRDAAATSILPGSAIDPLTVWGRVAPLIAEIGSGQGHAIVHAAATSPDVDFLAIEVFRAGLARTMLDAEKAGATNLRLVEANAPEVLQHLLPAGAAAEVWVFFPDPWHKKKHTKRRLVAPEFPPIAAAALADGGMLRLATDWEDYALQMRDVLDAADGFERAFEGDWALRFEGRTMTAFERKGIAKGRAIRDLAYRRVPRG